The Winslowiella toletana region GGTCCCCCACTTTGGTCTTGCGACGTTATGCGGTATTAGCTACCGTTTCCAGTAGTTATCCCCCTCCATCGGGCAGATCCCCAGACATTACTCACCCGTCCGCCACTCGTCACCCAGGGAGCAAGCTCCCCTGTGCTACCGTTCGACTTGCATGTGTTAGGCCTGCCGCCAGCGTTCAATCTGAGCCATGATCAAACTCTTCAATTAAAAAGCTTGATGCTCAAAGAATTAAAACTGTTATTCGTAATGAATATAGTAGTCACTCTTGAGACTTGATATTTCAAATTTTTTCCATCCGAGGATGGTTTGCGATATCAACCCTGCGAGTGCCCACACAGATTGTCTGATAAATTGTTAAAGAGCAGTGCAATCAGCATTTTAAGTTGCTGTTGCGAGGTCACGTATATTACGCTTTCCTCTTGAAGAGTCAAGTATTTTTTTACTTTTCTCTTCCTGATGCGGCGACCGTTAAGTCGTTGTTCCGTGTCAGTGGAGGCGCATTATAGGGAGTTTCTGACAGCTGACAAGCCCTAAATGCAAAAAACTTTTCGAGTGTCTCTTTTTTGCTCAAAACGTCAATTTTTCGAGCTTTTCAAAGCCATAACGCTGTAAAACGGGCATTAATTGCGCAGTTTCTTCGGTGAAAGCCATGCAATAAGCCGTATTGCCTGCCGCTGACAGCGCAACAGGAGACTCATGCTCCAGTAACCAGACTGTCCGTCGTGCAATAGCGGCACCGGAATCGACCAGCCGCGTGCCCTCAGGCAATACCTGCTGTAGCTCTTCACTTAATAAAGGGAAGTGAGTGCAGCCCAACACTACCGTGTCCGGTGGCTCAGCCATTCGCAGCCACGGCTGCAGAATGCGTTTGATCTCTTCTAAAGAGACCGGCTGACCGTGCAGTTTAGCCTCGGCCAGTTCCACCAGCTCCGCTGAGCCGAGCATTTCGGTTTTACATTCACTGGCAAAACGCGCCACCAGCTCATGAGTATAGGGACGACGTACCGTGCCACGGGTCGCCAGCAAACCGACAATACCGTTACGGGTCAAGCGTGCCGCAGGCTTAATCGCCGGCACAACGCCGACCACCGGAAATTCAAAGCGCGCGCGCAGAGCAGGTAAAGTGACGGTACTCGCCGAGTTACAGGCAATAACCACCAGTGCCAGAGGAGTAATTTGAGTAATTGCCGTCACAATCTCTACGACACGCTCAACAATAAACTCTTCACTCTTCTCACCATAAGGAAAAGCGACGTTATCGAAAGCATAGAGATAATGGAGATCCGGCAGCAGTTGCCGAATCTCATCATAGACAGAAAGCCCACCGACGCCGGAGTCAAAGATCAACACGGTGGGTCTTAAATCAGAAGCTGTAGCTGCCGTTGACGAAGTATTCCCGTCCTGGGGTTTGATAGCCATACGCTGTCTCGTAATCTTTATCGAACAGGTTGGCAATTCTACCACGAACGGTGAGCTGAGTTGTGACCGGATACGAAACCGCGAGATCCCACAAACTTACTCCACCGAGTTTTACGCTGCGGGCAGTGTAAGAAGAGTTGAAATCTTTATCATAGCGTTCGCCGAGATACTGATAACTCACTGACCAGTCAACGTTGTAGAGGGTCCAGTCAAGCTGGTACTTAACCTGCTGTTTAGCACGACGTAACAGTACTTCATTCGTCGTGACATCGCGTGGATCAACATAGTCATAAGAAATTTGATGGCTAAGCGGACCAGTATCAAAGGAGGCCGTGGCTTCAACGCCTTTAATCTTCGCTTTATCTATATTGTAGAAACGGTAGGTCGATGGATCGCTACTAATCAAATCGTCGATATCGTTACGATAGCCAGAAATGCGCCAGTTTACCGGACCGGTTAAACCGGCAAAGCCGCCTTCCCACTGCTTACTCTTTTCCGGATCGAGATCGCGATTGCCATAAGTTTCGCTGTAGACCTGATTGAGGTTGGGCGCTTTAAAAGCGGTGCCGTAAGAAGCGAAGACGCTATAACCGTCAACAAACTCCCATGACGCGGCAGATTGCCAGGTGTTATGCCAGCCAAATTCATTATTGTCGTCACCGCGCACCGCCCCCTCCAGCGTCACGCTGCCAAATTTCTGCTGGGTGGTGGCATAGACACCGGTATTGCGCTGCTCCTGTCCTGACTGTACAAAACCGCTGCCGGGCTCAGAGGTCTGCTTTTGCCAGTCAACACCGGCGCTCAGCGTGCCGTTAGCCACTGCGAAAGTATTGCCCCACTGCAGGTTATACTGCTGCACATCATCCAGCGTCGCGGAGGCATCGTAGCGACCCTTGGCAGGATCGTAATTGTAATCCTTGGTATGGCTGTAGCTGGCTATCAGCTGAGTTGAGTAGATACCTTCATGGAAACGTAAACCGGTATCCCAGGTCTGGCTGTAGAGTTGGCGGGTATCCGGCAGGCCTATAATGTTGAAGGCATCGTCGTAGGCCCAGGTACCATCATAACCGGTGCGATTATCAAAACCGTAACCACGAAAGAAACCGCTGAACCGATCGTCAAACTGATGTTCAACCATGCCGTACAGCGTTTTACTCATAAAGCCGTCGCGGTCTGGCTGTCCGGGAGTGCCATAAACATCCGGAAATCCGGCTTCGACATCAAACCCTTTGGTATAAGTGTAGTTGCCCGCCATCGTCAGCAAGGTGTTCTCACCTAACTGCTGCTGAGTCGAACCATCATAAGCCTGATAACCATGGGAACCGAGACCCGCTGTCAGAGTGGTGCCCGGCTTATCGCGGCCGGTGATAATATTTACCACGCCGCCAATCGCATCAGAACCATAGGCTGCAGAACGCGCGCCGCGCACATATTCTATGCGCTGTACCAAAGAGATGGGAATTTGACTGAGATCGGAAGAACCACTGATTCCAGCCTGATTAAGACGAATGCCGTCAATCAGCACCAGAACATGGCCAGAGTTGGTGCCACGAATAAACAGCGAGCTTTTCTGCCCCATTCCGCCATTTTGTCCGATATCTACACCCGGTAACCGGCGCATCACATCGGTGACAGTTTTAGATTGCCAGCGATCGATCTGTTCTTTCGTCACAACCGTTGTCGGGGCCAGTACTGAAGAAACTGGCTGCGCAAAACGATTAGCGGTAACTACCAGCTGATCATCATTTTGCTGCGCAACGCCGTTTTGCGCCCAGAGTGAAATTGCCGTGGCGCTAAAAGCCAGCAGCGAAGTTTTTGTTTTAATCATTTGAATTAAAGCATCCAAACAGATGTAGCAGGATGCCGCAGGCATACGACCGATAGCACGCGATGACCGTATAAATTGCGACGTACTCCGGCAGGTCTTCGGGCTTGGTGTCATTAACTGGCGAAGACTTCCCATCAATATAGACAGTGTCTGCACTGGCAATCGCCACGACAATCCTTACCGCTGCGCGTCAGCTCCAGATTTGCACTGGATTCCCTTTTAACTCAAGGAGGCCGGAAATCGCATACTACGATTTAGATGAATAGAAATCCAGACTTCCAGGCTGCTAAAATAAGGGTTTTCGCGACAACGCTGGACATCGACGATCGAATCCCTACAATCGCCCGGCAAGTCAGCCACTCAATCAGGAATTCTCATGACGCCCGAACAATTGCCAATCGAAAACTATGACGCCCAGCTGGCGGAGAAAGTCACCCGTTTACAGGGGATGATGTCACCCTTTGCTGCGCCTGAAGTTGAGGTATTTCGTTCACCGGTCAGTCATTACCGGATGCGTGCAGAGTTTCGCCTCTGGCATGACGGCGACGACATCTATCATATTATGTTTGATCAGCAGACCCGTGAGCGTATTCGCGTCGACAGCTTCCCGGCAGCCAGCGAACTGATTAATCGCCTGATGCCGCTGTTGATTGAAGCGATTCGCGATAACCGCGTGTTGCGCCGCAAACTGTTCCAGATAGATTATCTGTCGACCATGAGCAACCAGGTGGTGGTGTCGCTGCTGTATCACCGTAAGCTGGATGATGAGTGGCAACAGGCGGCAGCGGCACTGCGTGATGCGTTACGCGCGCAGGGGTTTGAGCTTCATCTGATTGGTCGCGCCACCAAAACCAAAATCTGTCTCGACCAGGATTTTGTCGATGAGCGTCTGCCGGTCGCGGGCCGTGAACTGGTTTATCGTCAGGTAGAAAATAGCTTCACGCAGCCTAATGCGGCGATGAATATTCAGATGCTGGAGTGGGCGCTGGATGTCACTGCCGGTTCACAGGGTGACCTGCTGGAACTGTATTGTGGTAACGGCAACTTCTCGCTGGCGCTGGCTCGTAATTTCCGCCGCGTACTGGCTACCGAAATCGCCAAGCCGTCGGTCGCTTCAGCGCAGTACAATATTGCGGTGAACCAGATTGATAATGTGCAGATTATTCGCATGTCGGCGGAAGAGTTTACCCAGGCGATGAACGGCACGCGTCAGTTTAACCGTTTAGAGGGTATCGACTTAACCAGTTACCAGTGTGAAACCATCTTTGTTGACCCGCCACGCAGCGGCCTTGATGACGAAACGGTGAAGATGGTGCAGGCGTATCCACAGATTCTGTATATCTCCTGTAACCCGGAGACACTGAGCGCTAACCTGCAAACGCTGTCGCAAACCCACGATGTGACACGCCTGGCACTGTTTGATCAGTTCCCGTATACCCATCATATGGAATGCGGTGTGCTGCTGACTCGCCGCTAAAAAACAGTAACGGCGAACCGAGTTCGCCGTTTTACGCTGTTATTTTCTGCCGGCTTTAATACGCAGCCCAATCCAGAAGATCAACGCCACCATCAAAATGGTCGGCACAAAATTCGATCCAATATCCGGATACTCCGCACGCACAATCGCGCTATACAGCAGAATGCCCAGCAGGAAAAATGCGGCGGCCAGCGAAGGCATGCCATCAGGCATCGCGCGGTTGAGATAACGCTGATGCAGACACCAGGCGGCAAGACCCAACGCAATCAGCGGAAAGATTGAAAACGGCACAATGGAGCTAAAAAGCACCGAAAAAGAACCATTTATCGACAGGCCAGTAATAAACGCTAAAACTAGTGTTCCTTTATCCCGGTGGGTCGGTTCAGTCATTTCATTATCCTTATCAACCAGCTTAATCATTTGATGCTAAAGTGACCGCCAGCCTCTCTTGCTCACGGCGATACCAGTAATACGCACCTTTCGAGATCATGCGCAGCTGTAACACCAGTCGCTCTTCGAGCTGACGGCGCTGCGCGACATCGATGTCCAGCGCCTCTGCACCGGCGTTAAAGACAATAATAACCATTGCCTCGGCCTGCGCTTCGGTGAAACTGCGCGGCATACGGTTTTCCAGCTCAAGATAATCCGCCAGTTCAGCGATAAAATGTTGTATCTCCCGCGCCACAGCGGCACGGAAAGCGGCAGAAGTACCCGAACGCTCGCGTAATAACAGGCGAAAAGCGTTGGGATTGTTGCCGATAAACTCCATAAAAGTAGAGACCGAGGTGCGAATAACGCTGCCGCCTTTGGCAATACGCTGACGAGCCTGACGCATCAACTGACGCAGCATCAGACCGCTCTCGTCGACCATGGTCAACCCTAACTCATCTACATCACGAAAGTGACGATAAAATGATGTCGGCGCGATTCCCGCTTCGCGCGCAACTTCTCGCAGGCTCAGGCTGGCGAAACTTCTTTCGGCACTCAGCTGACTGAATGCCGCTTCAATGAGCGAACGCCGTGTACGTTCTTTTTGTTGTGCTCTGACGCCCATGGTTGTGCCTGTTTGTCCTGCCGAAGCGGAACTATAGCAAACTTTTCAGCGTACAGTCCTATCAACTTTGTCAACGCTTGTTAACCTCACGCTTTGTCAAATCGAGGCAAAAATCGCTGATACAATTGGGATGTCTGCAATGAGATGTTAGAATCTCGTTGTAAAAATGTAGATAAAATATAGGACGTACTGGTATGCAACAGTCTTACGATTACGATGCCATAGTCATTGGCTCAGGTCCTGGTGGCGAGGGTGCCGCCATGGGCCTGGTTAAACAGGGAGCGCGTATCGCGGTAATCGAGCGCTTTCACAATATCGGCGGTGGCTGTACCCACTGGGGAACCATCCCGTCGAAAGCGCTCCGTCACGCTGTAAGCCGCATCATCGAATTCAATCAGAACCCGCTTTACAGTGACCACAGCCGCCTGCTTCGCTCCTCATTTGCTGACATTCTTAACCACACCGAAAACGTTATCAGCCAGCAAACCCGCATGCGTCAGGGTTTTTATGAGCGCAACCATTGCGAGTTGTTTCAGGGCGATGCCCAGTTTGTTGATGCCAACACCGTTGAAATTGTCTTTCCTGACGGCACTACTGACCGCCTGACCGCAGAGAAATTTGTTATCGCCTGTGGGTCACGCCCGTATCATCCGGCCGAAGTCGACTTTACCCATCCGCGCATTTATGACTCCGACTCGATCCTCAATCT contains the following coding sequences:
- the murI gene encoding glutamate racemase, with product MAIKPQDGNTSSTAATASDLRPTVLIFDSGVGGLSVYDEIRQLLPDLHYLYAFDNVAFPYGEKSEEFIVERVVEIVTAITQITPLALVVIACNSASTVTLPALRARFEFPVVGVVPAIKPAARLTRNGIVGLLATRGTVRRPYTHELVARFASECKTEMLGSAELVELAEAKLHGQPVSLEEIKRILQPWLRMAEPPDTVVLGCTHFPLLSEELQQVLPEGTRLVDSGAAIARRTVWLLEHESPVALSAAGNTAYCMAFTEETAQLMPVLQRYGFEKLEKLTF
- the btuB gene encoding TonB-dependent vitamin B12 receptor BtuB, encoding MIKTKTSLLAFSATAISLWAQNGVAQQNDDQLVVTANRFAQPVSSVLAPTTVVTKEQIDRWQSKTVTDVMRRLPGVDIGQNGGMGQKSSLFIRGTNSGHVLVLIDGIRLNQAGISGSSDLSQIPISLVQRIEYVRGARSAAYGSDAIGGVVNIITGRDKPGTTLTAGLGSHGYQAYDGSTQQQLGENTLLTMAGNYTYTKGFDVEAGFPDVYGTPGQPDRDGFMSKTLYGMVEHQFDDRFSGFFRGYGFDNRTGYDGTWAYDDAFNIIGLPDTRQLYSQTWDTGLRFHEGIYSTQLIASYSHTKDYNYDPAKGRYDASATLDDVQQYNLQWGNTFAVANGTLSAGVDWQKQTSEPGSGFVQSGQEQRNTGVYATTQQKFGSVTLEGAVRGDDNNEFGWHNTWQSAASWEFVDGYSVFASYGTAFKAPNLNQVYSETYGNRDLDPEKSKQWEGGFAGLTGPVNWRISGYRNDIDDLISSDPSTYRFYNIDKAKIKGVEATASFDTGPLSHQISYDYVDPRDVTTNEVLLRRAKQQVKYQLDWTLYNVDWSVSYQYLGERYDKDFNSSYTARSVKLGGVSLWDLAVSYPVTTQLTVRGRIANLFDKDYETAYGYQTPGREYFVNGSYSF
- the trmA gene encoding tRNA (uridine(54)-C5)-methyltransferase TrmA, with the translated sequence MTPEQLPIENYDAQLAEKVTRLQGMMSPFAAPEVEVFRSPVSHYRMRAEFRLWHDGDDIYHIMFDQQTRERIRVDSFPAASELINRLMPLLIEAIRDNRVLRRKLFQIDYLSTMSNQVVVSLLYHRKLDDEWQQAAAALRDALRAQGFELHLIGRATKTKICLDQDFVDERLPVAGRELVYRQVENSFTQPNAAMNIQMLEWALDVTAGSQGDLLELYCGNGNFSLALARNFRRVLATEIAKPSVASAQYNIAVNQIDNVQIIRMSAEEFTQAMNGTRQFNRLEGIDLTSYQCETIFVDPPRSGLDDETVKMVQAYPQILYISCNPETLSANLQTLSQTHDVTRLALFDQFPYTHHMECGVLLTRR
- a CDS encoding YijD family membrane protein — translated: MTEPTHRDKGTLVLAFITGLSINGSFSVLFSSIVPFSIFPLIALGLAAWCLHQRYLNRAMPDGMPSLAAAFFLLGILLYSAIVRAEYPDIGSNFVPTILMVALIFWIGLRIKAGRK
- the fabR gene encoding HTH-type transcriptional repressor FabR, coding for MGVRAQQKERTRRSLIEAAFSQLSAERSFASLSLREVAREAGIAPTSFYRHFRDVDELGLTMVDESGLMLRQLMRQARQRIAKGGSVIRTSVSTFMEFIGNNPNAFRLLLRERSGTSAAFRAAVAREIQHFIAELADYLELENRMPRSFTEAQAEAMVIIVFNAGAEALDIDVAQRRQLEERLVLQLRMISKGAYYWYRREQERLAVTLASND